In Vespa crabro chromosome 5, iyVesCrab1.2, whole genome shotgun sequence, a single window of DNA contains:
- the LOC124424224 gene encoding COMM domain-containing protein 7-like: MEKTISKILDVSWRFGVTAANSDSDKVGKSFLQLKLCLDEGNRIKDHFIEMSIPEFYKFLHDLEKAKINLDLLV, encoded by the exons atggaaaaaacgATCAGTAAAATACTTGATGTGTCTTGGAGATTCGGTG taACCGCAGCAAATAGTGATTCGGACAAAGTTGGCAAATCTTTTCTGCAGCTAAAATTATGTCTCGATGAAGGTAACAGAATAAAAGATCACTTCATCGAGATGAGTATCCctgaattttataaatttttgcaTGATCTAGAGAAAGCAAAGATTAATCTCGACTTATTAGTTTga